From the Ruania alkalisoli genome, one window contains:
- a CDS encoding magnesium transporter MgtE N-terminal domain-containing protein: MSTTTTRIFVARLAGIGVFDPLGDRVGRVHDVVVLLRVRQAPRAVGLVVEVPGKRRVFLPLSRVTAIDPGAVITNGLLNLRRFQRRAAETLVMGQLLDRVVSLRDGSGEVTIQDVGLEQQRNRDWLVTKLFVRDERPGTGRRFFGRGHTSVIDVNDITGLAPSAAQQGATALLATMDDLKPADLADVVHDLPERRRIEVASALPDERLADVLEELGDDDRVAILSALAAQRAAQVLDEMQPDDAADLIAELPTHKASELLDLMEPDEAEDVRRLLVYDDNTAGGLMTTEPVMLGPEASVATALAHARRQDVTPALAAMIFVTRPPQETPTGKLLGVIHLQRMLREPPHEAIGGLLDKDIEAVGPQAPIGRITRLLATYNLTALPVVDEQRRLLGAVSVDDVLDHLLPEDWREADDEVTDAAMGGNGV, encoded by the coding sequence GTGAGCACGACCACCACGCGGATCTTCGTCGCCCGGCTCGCCGGGATCGGCGTCTTCGACCCCCTCGGGGACCGTGTGGGCCGGGTGCACGATGTGGTGGTGCTGCTGCGGGTACGCCAAGCACCCCGCGCCGTCGGGCTCGTCGTGGAGGTCCCCGGTAAACGCCGGGTGTTCCTTCCGCTCTCCCGGGTGACGGCGATCGATCCGGGCGCCGTCATCACGAACGGGCTGCTGAACCTGCGCCGGTTCCAGCGGCGTGCGGCCGAGACCCTCGTGATGGGGCAGCTGCTCGACCGCGTGGTCTCGCTGCGGGACGGCAGTGGGGAGGTCACCATTCAGGACGTCGGCTTGGAGCAGCAGCGCAACCGCGACTGGCTGGTGACCAAGCTGTTCGTCCGGGACGAACGGCCCGGCACTGGTCGCCGCTTCTTCGGGCGTGGGCACACGTCGGTGATCGACGTCAACGACATCACGGGGCTGGCGCCCTCAGCGGCGCAGCAGGGCGCGACGGCCCTGCTCGCGACGATGGACGATCTCAAACCCGCTGATCTCGCGGATGTGGTGCACGACCTGCCCGAACGACGACGCATCGAGGTGGCATCGGCGTTGCCTGACGAACGGCTGGCCGATGTCCTCGAAGAGCTCGGTGACGACGACCGGGTGGCTATCCTCTCCGCCCTTGCCGCTCAGCGCGCAGCACAGGTGCTCGACGAGATGCAGCCCGATGATGCGGCTGACCTGATCGCCGAACTCCCGACGCACAAGGCGAGTGAACTGCTGGATCTGATGGAGCCGGACGAGGCCGAGGACGTGCGCCGGCTGCTGGTCTACGACGACAACACCGCCGGTGGTCTGATGACGACCGAACCGGTGATGCTCGGACCCGAAGCGTCGGTGGCAACGGCTCTGGCACACGCGCGCCGCCAGGACGTCACCCCCGCCCTGGCGGCGATGATCTTCGTCACCCGCCCGCCGCAGGAGACCCCGACCGGGAAGCTGCTCGGCGTGATCCATCTGCAACGGATGCTGCGTGAGCCGCCGCACGAGGCGATCGGTGGCCTGCTGGACAAGGACATCGAAGCCGTCGGCCCGCAAGCGCCGATCGGCCGGATCACGCGGCTGCTGGCCACCTACAACCTGACAGCACTGCCCGTGGTGGACGAACAGCGCCGGCTGCTCGGCGCCGTCAGCGTTGACGATGTGCTCGACCACCTGCTCCCTGAGGACTGGCGGGAGGCCGACGACGAGGTGACCGACGCGGCGATGGGGGGCAACGGTGTCTGA